TAAATTTAAGCAAGGAGCAATTGACGTTTTGGTTGCTACGGATGTAGCAGCAAGAGGTCTTGATATCTCAGGTGTAACGCATGTTTACAACTTTGACGTGCCTCAGGATCCTGAAAGCTATGTTCACCGCATAGGCAGAACTGGACGTGCGGGTAAAACCGGAATGGCCATGACTTTTATCACTCCGCGGGAAAAGGATATTTTACGGGCAATCGAGCAGACAACGAAACGTAAAATGGACCGCATGAAGGAGCCGACGCTTGACGAAGCGATTGAAGGGCAACAGCAAGTCACTGTAGACCGTCTTCGCCAGATTATGAGCGAAAATAATCTCAATTTTTATATGAGGTCTGCTGCTGAGCTTTTAGAGGATCACGATTCTGTTACAGTTGTTGCTGCAGCGATTAAGATGATGACGAAAGAACCTGATAGTACACCGGTTCGATTAACTGATGAAGCGCCTCTTGCCAGCAAGAGAAATAAAAGCCATCGTTCTTCCGGCCGCGGAGGCTATCGGGGAAAAGGAAAAAACAACCGATCTTCTTATGATAAAAAGCGTTCTTCAAATGATCGCAATCGCCAGTCTGGTGAGAGACGCCAAAAAAAATCATATAATAACTAACTCAAAAATGCGGACCTTTCCCAAAAAGGTTCGTTTTTTTATCTTGAGCAAGTTTCCTTTCTTCCTGGGAACATATATAATGTTAGGGGAAATTTACATAATGAAACTTTTTTAAATATGGATCGTAAAACTTAAATAGATAAGGGGGATACATTTGAGACAGCCACCAAAAAATCAAATTAATTTAAGAGGTTTAAAGGTTTGGAGACTGCAGGAAATCATAAATTCTATCATTTTTCTCCTAGTTGTTATTGCGTTATTCACGCTTAGTTATTTTTTTAACTGGCCGTACTGGATCGGAGCAATTGCAGCGGTATTATGGTTGATTGTTTCAATAGTAAGTATTTGGATTTATCCGAATGTGAAACACAAATATTGGAGATATGAGGTTCTTGAAAATGAAATAGACATTCAGCATGGCATTTTTGTTAATAAGCGGGTCATCGTTCCCATGGTAAAGGTTCAGCACGTTGATACAACACAAGGTCCGCTGCTCCGAAGATTTAACCTATCTACGGTTGAGATTTCCACTGCGGCAACGAAACACCTGATACCTGCTCTGGACGCGGAGGAAGCTGACCAGCTCAGAGACTTTATTTCACGGCTGGCGAGGGTGACAGAAGATGATGTCTGAACCGAAACGAATGCATCCTGCTGCAATGATACTGAATCTCATCTCAGGAGTTATTAATATTGTCAAGCAAATCGTTATTCCATTCGCCTTTATTTTTTTCGTAAACTCAAACGCGATGATTCAGTTTTTTGCGTTACTGGGTTTAGCTGTGTTACTTATCGTTGTCATCGTTTTTAGTGTGTTGCAGTGGCGGAAATTTACATACAGGATTGAAGAGGATGAATTGCGAATTGAGGAAGGACTGATTCGTAAAAAAAGAAGGTATATCCCGATTGAACGCATCCAATCAGTCAATACCAGCGAAGGAATAATTCAGCAGCTATTTAAGCTCGTCAAGCTTCAAGTGGAAACAGCCGGTGGAGGGAAGGAATCGGAAGTTTCCCTTAAAGCGATTACAAAGCATGAAGCCGAGCGGATCCAAAAGGAGTTATTTGACCGAAAACAAAAAATCAGCAGTGAAGAAATTCAAACAGATGTAAATACGGGGGAGGAATTGGAATCTCCAGTTCAAAATCTGGAAAACGAAGCGGATGTCACTTACAAGATGGGGGCGAAAGAACTATTTATCGCTGCTTCAACTTCGAGCGGGATCGGCGTCATTATTTCAGGTATTGTGGCTTTTGTGACCCAATTTGATGAGATTCTGCCGATTGAACGGATTTATGAGCGCTTTTCGTTTTTAAATAATGCTGGTTTGGAAGTTTATGCGCTGCTTGTTTTTATCGGGCTTATTATTGCATGGATTTTAAGTATGATCGGCGTTCTGCTAAAATACGCTAATTTCACCGTGATTCGCAAGAACAAAGAAATTATCATCAGCAAAGGATTGATTGAAAAAAATCGGGTAACAATCCCGATGCACCGAATTCAAGCGATTAAAATTAAAGAAAACCTGATAAGGCAACCATTAAAATACGCAACAGTGATGATCGTGAGTGCCGGCGGAAGCGAGTCTGAAAAAAATACATCCACGCTGTTATTTCCCGTCATTCCGAAAAAAATGGTGAGGGAATTGCTGCAGCAGTATGTA
This window of the Bacillus gobiensis genome carries:
- a CDS encoding PH domain-containing protein translates to MMSEPKRMHPAAMILNLISGVINIVKQIVIPFAFIFFVNSNAMIQFFALLGLAVLLIVVIVFSVLQWRKFTYRIEEDELRIEEGLIRKKRRYIPIERIQSVNTSEGIIQQLFKLVKLQVETAGGGKESEVSLKAITKHEAERIQKELFDRKQKISSEEIQTDVNTGEELESPVQNLENEADVTYKMGAKELFIAASTSSGIGVIISGIVAFVTQFDEILPIERIYERFSFLNNAGLEVYALLVFIGLIIAWILSMIGVLLKYANFTVIRKNKEIIISKGLIEKNRVTIPMHRIQAIKIKENLIRQPLKYATVMIVSAGGSESEKNTSTLLFPVIPKKMVRELLQQYVEGYTYETDITPLPARSLRRYLIRYGFFPLIAGILLSIFLSPWGYLGLLLIPVSLLLGYFAYKDAGWNLTGDKLQMTYRDIGKTTAIVLRKKMQIYEVKQTYFQKKNKLATIHTSTKSSVTAESFSITDTEWEDAQALFQWYSYEKRVNG
- a CDS encoding PH domain-containing protein, encoding MRQPPKNQINLRGLKVWRLQEIINSIIFLLVVIALFTLSYFFNWPYWIGAIAAVLWLIVSIVSIWIYPNVKHKYWRYEVLENEIDIQHGIFVNKRVIVPMVKVQHVDTTQGPLLRRFNLSTVEISTAATKHLIPALDAEEADQLRDFISRLARVTEDDV